Proteins encoded by one window of Mercenaria mercenaria strain notata chromosome 4, MADL_Memer_1, whole genome shotgun sequence:
- the LOC123552898 gene encoding quinone oxidoreductase-like protein 1 has protein sequence MKTVRQEVVKEVTKTTTPKINFTIRHVDIPVPGKGQVLLKVKACALSLVKQKILGEVFSDHIPQDYPCGQDVSGVVEKVGDNVTHVSVGDDIVGTLPLDSAYSGCGEYCIFNEYDLVKKPRMLSYTEAAGGIGDCIRAYTALHYQARICAGDTVLIIDGASSFGTAAIQIARLWGAKVITTVNSVAEKSYLDGLLPTLGHIIEIGQSSNILVSSVMEETGGLGVDVVIDNGVKMYTNEEDCNLPSERRKFTTPHKHDVISCLGIAGKWVTSQSDLQLDPPDSQLLYLRGASVNFLFDAAWTLSYAQQGRYAHILHDAIDKLDRGNIKCKVVKTVTIDNTPAELSQLEDLRMGKIVMAT, from the exons ATGAAGACTGTTAGACAAGAAGTTGTGAAAGAAGTCACCAAGACAACTACACCAAAAATTAACTTTACTATCAGACAT gtTGACATTCCAGTACCAGGTAAAGGACAAGTGCTGCTGAAAGTAAAGGCATGTGCTCTTTCATTGGTCAAACAAAAG aTTTTAGGTGAGGTATTCAGTGATCATATTCCACAAGATTATCCCTGTGGTCAGGATGTTTCTGGTGTTGTGGAGAAAGTTGGAGATAATGTAACTCATGTTAGCGTAGGAGACGACATAGTTG GTACTCTGCCATTAGACAGTGCATATTCAGGATGTGGAGAATACTGTATTTTCAATGAATATGATCTAG TCAAGAAGCCACGCATGTTAAGTTACACTGAGGCTGCTGGAGGTATTGGTGACTGTATAAGAGCCTATACTGCATTACACTACCAGGCGAGAATCTGTGCCGGCGATACAGTTCTAATTATTGATGGGGCATCATCATTTGGAACTGCTGCTATACAAATTGCAAGATTATGGGGTGCTAAG GTTATAACAACAGTGAATTCTGTTGCTGAAAAGTCCTACCTAGATGGGTTATTGCCCACCCTTG gtcACATAATTGAGATAGGTCAGAGTAGCAATATCTTAGTGAGCTCAGTGATGGAAGAAACAGGAGGACTTGGTGTTGATGTTGTCATTGATAATGGAG TGAAAATGTACACCAATGAAGAAGACTGTAATTTACCATCTGAGAGGAGAAAGTTCACGACCCCCCACAAACATGATGTCATTTCCTGTTTGGGTATTGCTGGAAAATGGGTAACATCTCAGTCAGATCTGCAG CTGGATCCCCCTGATTCGCAGCTACTGTATTTGAGGGGCGCTAGTGTGAACTTCCTGTTTGATGCTGCCTGGACATTGTCCTATGCCCAGCAAGGCAGATACGCACATATTTTACATGATGCCATAGACAAACTTGACAGAGGAAATATAAA atgtAAAGTTGTAAAAACAGTAACTATAGACAACACACCAGCAGAACTGTCTCAGCTAGAAGACCTCAGAATGGGAAAAATCGTCATGGCAACCTGA